A section of the Coregonus clupeaformis isolate EN_2021a unplaced genomic scaffold, ASM2061545v1 scaf0238, whole genome shotgun sequence genome encodes:
- the LOC121557693 gene encoding fibroblast growth factor 4B-like encodes MAFQSALLPIGLLVLGLMSSLVRCAPFPGRLNGTVERRWETLYSRSLARIPGEKREINRDSDYLMGIKRLRRLYCNVGIGFHIQVSPDGRITGVHNENRYSLLEISPVERGVVTIFGVQSGLFVAMNSKGKLYGSVHYNNECKFKETLLANNYNAYESVAYPRMYIGLSKTGKTKRGNRVSPAMTVTHFLPRI; translated from the exons ATGGCCTTTCAATCGGCCCTCTTACCAATAGGCCTATTGGTCTTGGGACTGATGTCTAGTTTGGTGCGTTGTGCCCCCTTCCCTGGCAGGCTGAATGGCACAGTGGAACGACGCTGGGAGACACTGTACTCGCGGTCCTTGGCTCGGATCCCTGGGGAGAAACGAGAGATAAACCGGGACAGCGACTATCTTATGGGCATTAAACGGCTACGACGCCTTTATTGCAATGTAGGAATTGGGTTTCATATTCAAGTTTCACCCGATGGGAGAATAACAGGAGTGCACAATGAAAACCGTTACA GTCTCCTTGAGATATCTCCAGTAGAGAGAGGAGTTGTGACAATCTTTGGCGTCCAAAGCGGTCTATTCGTGGCTATGAACAGCAAAGGGAAGCTGTACGGATCT GTTCATTACAACAACGAGTGCAAATTCAAAGAAACTCTCCTGGCAAATAATTACAATGCTTACGAATCGGTGGCATACCCGAGGATGTACATTGGACTAAGCAAGACCGGTAAAACAAAAAGAGGAAACCGAGTGTCACCAGCCATGACGGTGACGCATTTCTTGCCAAGAATCTGA